Within the [Enterobacter] lignolyticus SCF1 genome, the region CGTTCCTTATTCACCTCGAACGGCTGACGACGCCCTAAACGTCCTTGATCCGCAGTAAACCGACGCTGGTGAAAACGCACATCGCCAGCGCAATCCAGAACACCGCATGATAGCTCCAGATTTCGGCCACGACGCCCGCCAGCGACCCGGCGATTATCCAGCCGACGCGGGTGGTATTAGTATATAACGTTGTCGCGGCCCCGGCCTGGCCCGGCATCAGATCCTGAAAATAGAGCATGCCGATCCCGGCGAGGATCCCTATATAGATGGCGTTGAGCGCCTGCATAGCCAGCAGCAGGGCCGGGGTATGCACCGTCAGCATGCCGATATAGAAAAACAGCCCCGCCACCACGGCGATACGCATCAGAAAGCGCTTACCAAAGCGTTTTGCATAATACCCGGCGATGAGCATGGTCGGAATTTCCAGACCGGCCGCGGTGCCCATCATCATCCCCGCCAGCTTCTCCGGCAGGTGCAGCTCGTTAATGATAAACAGCGGCATATTGATGATGTACAGACTGTTGGTGCCCCACATCAGCGTGCAGATGATAAACAGCAGCAGGGCATCGCGACGGTTGGTGCGCGGCGCTTCAAGATGTCTGGCCGTCGCCGCGGGCGTTTTGCGCATACTGGGCAGGAACATCCATACCATCGCGCCGCACACCACAAACGCGACCGCCGCGCTCAGGTACATCACCGTAAAACCGAACCCCATCGCCAGCGCGTAGGCCAGCGGCGGGCCAATCACCCACGCAAGGGAAACCTGCGCACGCAGAATTGAGCTGAACATCACCGCTTCGCGGCCGGTTTTATCCGCATGTTCGCGGGCCAGCGCAAACATCTGCGGGTTGGCGGTAGAGCCGAAGCTGCTCAGAAAGACGCCGACGAACAGCAGAACAAAATAGCTGCGGTTCCAGGCAAACAGGATGCAGGCGAATACGCCGAGCAGGCAGCAGAAGACGATAAGGTGCTTGCGGTCGCCCTGGCGGTCGGAACGTCCGGCCAGAAACTGGCTGACCAGAATGCCGATGATGGCGCTGCCGGTGAAGAAAAAGCCGACCATCGCCGGGCGGACATGCACTTCATTGGTCAGGAACAGGCTTAACGTCGGCGTCTGTAGCGCCCCGGCGATGCCGGTCAGAAAAGCCACGATTAAAAACGCCGTTGACGTTAGATCAAACCCACGCGGGGAGGCGGCAGCGGTTGTGTTAGGCATGTCGATGAATCAGTCACTCAGAAAGAGGCTGGAGTGTACGCTGGCCGTCTGCAAATAAACAGTTGTTCATATCAATATCCGCACAAAAAAATCAAAATAGCATTTCATAATAAATTACCGTTTAGCTGAAGCTGCTGAACGAGGCGGCTGAATTTGCCTTAAGCGTCAGCAATGCGCATGGGGCTGATAACAAAATGTGCAGTACATCTAACTTCTGTAATCAAAAAATCAACTTTTCTTGCACATCGTACGAATAAGTCACAGACTTCTTGAAACGTTTCAGCGTCATCGGCATATTGTCCATACATGAAGGTGGCGCTTTTTTTCTCATGTTGGCTGAAACGATTCAATTCAGCGAGAGAGGAGAACCATGTTCCAGTTATCTGTGCAGGACATTCACCCCGGTCAGCAGGCCGGGAATAAAGAAGAGGCGATTCGCCAGGTGGCGTCAGCGCTGGTGAGCGCCGGCAACGTCGCCGAAGGCTATCTGGCCGGTATGCTGGCTCGCGAGCAGCAAACCTCCACCTTTCTTGGCAACGGTATTGCAATCCCTCATGGCACCACCGAGACCCGCGATCAGGTGCTGAAAACCGGCGTGCAGGTTTACCAGTTTCCGCAGGGTGTCGCCTGGGGCGAAGGGCAGACCGCGTATGTCGCGATCGGCATCGCCGCAAGCTCCGATGAGCACCTTGGCCTGCTGCGTCAGCTGACGCACGTGCTGAGCGATGATGCCGTTGCTGAACAGCTGAAAACCGCCGTCACCGCGGAAGAACTGCGCGCGCTGCTGATGGGCGAAAAGCAGAGCGAGGCGCTGAAGCTGGATAACGACACGCTGACCCTTGACGTTGTCGCCAGCGATCTGGTGACGCTGCAGGCGCTGAACGCCGGACGTCTGAAAGAGGCGGGCGCGGTCGATGCCGCGTTTGTCGCCAGCGCCATCACCGAGCGGCCGCTGAATCTGGGGCAGGGCATCTGGCTGAACGACAGCGCGCAGGGCAACCTGCGTAGCGCCATTGCCGTCAGCCGCGCCGCAGGCGCATTTGACGTTGACGGTCAACCGGCATCGCTGCTGGTGACGGTGGCGATGGCCGACAGCCAGCCGGTGACGGTGCTGAACCGCCTGAGCGCGCTGCTGCTGGACAATAAAGCTGAACGCCTGCTGAAGGCGGATGCGGCAACGCTGCTGGCGCTGCTGAGCGGCGATGATGTTCCGACGGACGATGTGCTGAGCGCGGAGTTTGTCGTGCGCAATGAGCACGGTCTGCACGCCCGTCCGGGCACCATGCTGGTCAACACGATTAAACAGTTCAACAGCGACGTCACCGTCACCAACCTTGACGGCAGCGGCAAACCGGCCAACGGGCGCAGCCTGATGAAGGTTGTGGCGCTGGGCGTCAAGAAAGGGCACCGCCTGCGCTTTACCGCGCAGGGCGACGATGCTGAACGCGCGCTGAACGCGATTGGCGAAGCCATCGCCTCTGGTCTTGGGGAGGGCGCGTAATGAGCAGACGTGTAGCTACTATTACGCTTAATCCGGCCTATGATCTTGTTGGGTTCACCCCGGAAATTGAGCGCGGCGAAGTGAACCTGGTGCGTACCACCGGTCTGCACGCGGCGGGTAAAGGCATCAACGTGGCGAAGGTGCTGAAGGATTTAGGGATTGACGTTACCGTGGGCGGTTTCCTCGGTAAAGATAACCAGGACGGATTTCAGCAGCTGTTCAGCGAGTTGGGCATCGCCAACCGTTTTCAGGTGGTGCAGGGCCGTACGCGCATCAACGTCAAGCTGACGGAGAAAGACGGTGAAGTCACCGACTTTAACTTCTCCGGTTTTGACGTCACCGCCGCGGACTGGGAGCGCTTTGTTAATGACTCTCTGACCTGGCTTGGGCAGTTCGATATGGTCTGCGTCAGCGGCAGTCTGCCGGCAGGCGTCAGCCCGGAAGCCTTTACCGACTGGATGACCCGCCTGCGCAGCCAGTGCCCGTGCATCATTTTCGACAGCAGCCGCGAAGCGCTGGTGGCCGGTCTGAAAGCTGCGCCGTGGCTGGTGAAGCCGAACCGTCGCGAGCTGGAGATCTGGGCAGGCCGTAAGCTGCCGGAAATGAAGGATGTGATTGATGCCGCCCATGCGCTGCGTGAGCAGGGCATCGCGCACGTGGTCATCTCGCTGGGCGCAGAAGGCGCGCTGTGGGTGAACGCGTCCGGCGAATGGATCGCCAAACCGCCGTCGGTTGAGGTCGTGAGCACCGTAGGCGCAGGGGATTCAATGGTTGGCGGCCTGATCTACGGCCTGCTGATGCGCGAATCCAGTGAACATACGTTACGTCTGGCGACCGCGGTGGCGGCACTGGCCGTGAGCCAGAGTAACGTTGGTATTACCGATCGTACCCAGTTGGCCGCGATGATGGCGCGTGTTGACTTACAACCCTTCAACTGACAGCAGGAGAGGCATAATGAAAACGCTGCTGATTATCGATGCCGGGCTCGGCCAGGCACGCGCCTATATGGCGAAGACCCTGCTGGGTGCGGCTGCGCATAAAGCGCGCCTTGAAATGACCGATAACCCAAACGATGCCGAACTGGCTATCGTGCTGGGCACGGCGCTGCCTGCGGACAGCGCGCTGAACGGCAAACAGGTGTATCTCGGCGATATTAATCGCGCCGTCGCGCACCCGGAGCTGTTCCTGAGCGAAGCGAAATCCCATGCCGCGGTGTACAGCGCGCCGGTTGCGGTCGCCGCGCGGCCAGCCGGCGGAAACGGTCCAAAACGTATTGTGGCCGTCACCGCCTGCCCGACGGGCGTTGCGCATACCTTCATGGCGGCAGAAGCGATTGAAACCGAAGCGAAAAAACGCGGCTGGTGGGTGAAAGTTGAAACCCGCGGCTCCGTGGGCGCGGGGAATGCGATTACGCCGGAAGAGGTCGCTCAGGCCGATCTGGTGATCGTCGCGGCGGACATTGAGGTCGATCTGGCCAAGTTCGCCGGTAAACCGATGTACCGCACTTCCACCGGCCTGGCGCTGAAGAAAACGGCGCAGGAGTTTGAGAAAGCGCTGGTGGAAGCCGCGCCGTATCAGCCGTCCGGTAACGCGCAGGCGGCGAAAGAGGGCAAAAAAGAGGCGGGCGGCGCCTATCGCCATCTGCTGACCGGCGTCTCCTATATGCTGCCGATGGTGGTGGCGGGCGGTCTGTGTATCGCGCTTTCCTTTGCCTTTGGCATCCAGGCGTTTAAAGAGCCGGGGACGCTGGCGGCGGCGCTGATGCAGATCGGCGGCGGTTCCGCATTCGCGCTGATGGTGCCGGCGCTGGCGGGCTATATCGCCTTCTCCATTGCCGATCGTCCGGGTCTGACGCCAGGTCTTATCGGCGGTATGCTGGCGGTGAGCACCGGTTCCGGATTTATCGGCGGGATTATCGCGGGCTTCCTTGCGGGCTACGTCGCAAAAATGATCAGCACCAAAGTGAAGCTGCCGCCTAGCATGGAGGCGCTGAAGCCCATCCTGATCATTCCGCTGTTTTCAAGTCTTATCGTGGGACTGGCGATGATTTACCTTATCGGTAAACCGGTCGCCGGGATCCTCGAAGGCCTGACCCACTGGCTGCAGACTATGGGTACGGCAAACGCCGTCCTGCTGGGCGCTATCCTCGGCGGTATGATGTGTACCGATATGGGGGGGCCGGTGAATAAAGCCGCCTATGCGTTTGGCGTCGGCCTGCTGAGTACGCAAACGTACGCACCGATGGCGGCCATCATGGGCGCCGGTATGGTGCCGCCGCTGGCGTTGGGGCTGGCGACTATCGTCGCGCGTCGTAAGTTCGACAAAGCGCAGCAGGAAGGCGGTAAAGCCGCGCTGGTGCTGGGCCTGTGCTTTATCACCGAAGGGGCGATTCCGTTTGCGGCGCGTGACCCTATGCGCGTTCTGCCCTGCTGTATCGTCGGCGGCGCGGTAACGGGCGCCATCTCCATGGCGATTGGCGCGAAGCTGATGGCGCCGCACGGCGGCCTGTTTGTTCTGCTGATCCCGGGCGCGATTACTCCGGTGCTCGGTTACCTGCTGGCTATTATTGCCGGTACGCTGGTTGCCGGTCTCTCCTATGCGGTGCTGAAGCGTCCGGAAGAAGAGGCTGTAGCGAAAGCGGCCTGAGTTCATCCTCCGTATCACCAGGGGCAGAGTTGACTCTGCCCTTTTTTATTTCCCCCCTTAATGTGCTTTCCATCCCAATTTTTTTGCTGAGAACAAACTGTATCGGTAAAAAATTGTGATTCTGTTCATATTCATTTCACAATCCTGCCGGTGATCCCTTTACTTTGTTTTTGTCCGCTATAGATTAAACACATGTTCACATATGAACATGTGTTTGTAAGGGGTGGGTTAGCGACAGAACACGATTGAGATTTACTTGAACATTCCTTTGTCCGGGCGTTTTGTATGCCAGAGGGTATTTCTATGCCTGAAAATAAGTACATCGTTACCATTGGTTCAGCAAATATGGACGTGGCCGGATATTCTCACGCGTCATTAAATTATGCCGACTCCAATCCGGGAAAAATAAAATATACGCCGGGCGGCGTAGGGCGGAATATCGCTCAGAACCTGGCGCTGTTAAATAAAGACTCGTGGCTGCTGTCGGTGGTTGGTGATGATTTTTATGGTCAATCGCTATTAGCGCAAACGGCAACATCCGGCGTGCATGTCGATAAATGTCAGGTCGTTCCCGGGGAAGGAACCTCGAGCTATTTGTCGCTGCTCGATAATACCGGGGAGATGCTGGTCGCTATTAACGATATGAGTATTACGGAACATATTACGCCAGCGTTTTTACAGCAGCATCTCGCCTTTATTCGCGGGGCCACGGTGATCGTCGTGGACTGCAACATCAGTGAAGACGCGCTCGCCTGGTTGATGGGCAATGTGGGCCAGACGCCCGTGTTTGTCGACCCGGTGTCGGCCTGGAAATGCGTCAAAATTCGCCAGCATCTGGGGCGCATTCACACGCTGAAGCCAAATCGACTTGAGGCGGAAACGCTGAGCGGGATCTCGCTGTCCGGCAGCAGCGAGGTCAGTAAGGTTGCGGACTGGTTCCACCTGCATGGCCTGCGACGCCTGGTGCTGAGCATGGGCGGCGACGGCGTTTATTACAGCGAAAAAGGGGGCGAGCGCGGCTGGTCGCCGCCGCTGAAAACCCATGTCGTCAACGTGACCGGCGCCGGTGACGCCATGATGGCTGGCCTTGCCGCCTGCTGGGTCGACGGCAGCTCATTTTCACATGCGGTACGGTTTGCGCAGGGCTGTTCATCGCTCGCGCTGTCGTCCGAATTTACAAATAACCCTGAGTTATCTTATGCAAAAGTTAACGAATTAGTGGAGAACAATCATGCCTGAATTGACAATTTCCCCTGAGTTATTACAGGTTTCTGAAGAAGTACAGCAGGCGCTGAAGAATAATCAGCCGGTCGTCGCGCTCGAGTCCACTATTATTTCTCACGGTATGCCGTTTCCGGAAAATGCGCAGACGGCCCTTGAGGTTGAAGAAACTATTCGCCGTCACGGGGCGGTTCCGGCGACGATTGCCATTATTCACGGCGTAATGAAGGTCGGCTTAAGCCGCGAGGAAATAGAGCTTCTGGGTCGCGAAGGGCATAATGTGACAAAAGTCAGCCGTCGCGATTTACCGTTTGTGGTGGCCGCCGGAAAAAATGGCGCCACTACGGTGGCATCCACCATGATTATCGCCGCGCTGGCCGGAATTAAGGTATTTGCTACCGGCGGGATTGGCGGCGTACATCGCGGAGCGGAACACACGTTTGATATTTCCGCTGACCTGCAGGAGCTGGCGCATACCAATGTCACGGTGGTTTGCGCTGGTGCAAAATCTATTCTCGACCTGGGCTTAACCACGGAATATCTGGAAACCTTTGGCGTGCCGCTCATTGGTTATCAGACCAACGCGCTACCGGCGTTTTTCTGTCGCACCAGTCCGTATGACGTCAGCATTCGTCTGGACAGCGCGAAAGATATCGCCCGGGCGATGGCGGTGAAGTGGCAGGCCGGCCTGAACGGTGGTCTGGTTGTGGCCAACCCGATCCCCGAGCAGTTTGCCATGGCGGAAGAGAAAATTAACGCGGCTATCGATCGCGCCGTGAAGGAAGCCGAAGAGCAGGGCGTGGTGGGGAAAGAGAGCACGCCGTTCCTGCTGGCGCGCGTAGCGGAACTCACCGGCGGCGACAGCCTGAAATCCAATATTCAGCTGGTGTTCAACAACGCCGTACTGGCCTGCGAGATCGCGAAGGAGTATCAGCGCCTCGCGTGATAAAACCTCATGGGCAGAGAGCTGTCGCCCGCGAATAGCAACCATACCAAAACCTGGCGTTTACGCCGGGTTTCCTGGCATGAAGGGAAAATCATTATGGACATAATGAGAAGTGTTGTGGGTATGCTGGTCCTGCTGGCAATCGCGTTCCTGCTGTCAGTCAATAAAAAACGTATCAGCCTGCGTACCGTCGGGGCGGCGCTGGTTCTGCAAATTGCTATCGGTGGGATCATGCTCTATTTCCCGCCGGGGAAATGGCTGGTTGAGCAAGCGGCGCTTGGCGTTCATAAGGTGATGTCCTACAGCGACGCGGGAAGCGCATTTATCTTCGGCTCGCTGGTGGGGCCCAAAATGGATGTACTGTTTGACGGCGCCGGGTTTATCTTCGCTTTCCGCGTACTGCCCGCCATCATCTTTGTGACGGCGCTTATCAGCCTGCTCTACTACATCGGCGTCATGGGGCTGCTGATCCGCGTGCTTGGCGGTATTTTCCAGAAGGCGCTGAACATCAGCAAAATTGAATCGTTCGTCGCAGTTACCACTATCTTCCTCGGGCAAAACGAAATTCCGGCCATCGTGAAGCCGTTTATTGACCGTCTTAACCGTAACGAACTGTTTACCGCTATTTGTAGCGGGATGGCCTCTATTGCCGGGTCGATGATGATTGGTTATGCGGGGATGGGGGTACCGATTGATTATCTGCTGGCAGCCTCCCTGATGGCTATCCCCGGCGGTATTCTGTTCGCGCGTATGCTGAGCCCGGCGACGGAAGAATCAAAGGTGACGTTCGACAATCTCTCTTTTACCGAAACGCCGCCAAAAAGCATCATTGAAGCGGCGGCAAGCGGCGCGATGACCGGCCTGAAAATCGCCGCCGGCGTGGCGACGGTGGTGATGGCGTTTGTCGCCATTATCGCGATGATCAACGGCATTATCGGCGGCGTTGGCGGCTGGTTCGGCTATGGCCACGCCACGCTTGAAGGGATCTTCGGCTGGGTTCTGGCGCCGCTGGCCTGGATTATGGGCGTGGACTGGCATGAAGCTACCCTGGCGGGCAGCCTGATTGGGCAGAAGCTGGCGATTAACGAATTCGTGGCTTATCTCAACTTCTCGCCGTATCTGCAGGCGGGCGGAACGCTGGATATGAAGACCATTGCAATTATCTCGTTCGCCCTGTGCGGTTTCGCCAACTTTGGCTCCATCGGGGTGGTGGTCGGGGCGTTTTCCGCGATTTCGCCAAAGCGTGCGCCGGAAATCGCCCAGCTGGGGCTGCGGGCGCTGGCGGCGGCAACGCTCTCGAACCTGATGAGCGCCACCATCGCCGGGTTCTTTATCGGCCTGGCGTAAATCCCACCGCGCACCGCCCAGGCGGTGCGCGGCGTCAGGCAACCGGCAGCAGCGCCTGCGCATTCTCCACCGACAGCGACGGGTTATTAATGCTGTCGCTGGCGCGGGCGATAGCGGCGCAGGCCATCGCAAATCGCGCGCTCTCGGCAAAATCATTCCCTTCCAGATACCCATACAGCAGCCCTGCCATCAGCGCATCATCCGCCCCGAAGCTGTCGACGGCGGTATGGTCGGGCGGGGCGAGCTGGAAATGTTCGCCGCTGATGTCGCTACAGAAAACGGCGTCGTCGTCGAGGCACACCACAACGCGCTGCGTGCCCCGCTCGTGCAGCCACTGTACGGCGGCCAGACGGTCTTCCTCGCTGACGACAGGCTGTCCCCAGAGGATTTGCAGCTCCTGACGGGTGGGCTTCAGGGTATGGATGCGCGAAAGCCACGGGCGGATTTTGTGCGCTTTAAACTCGGAGACCGTATCGACAAACACCGGGGCGGCATGCGCCTGAGCCTGCGTAAACACCCATTCCAGCGCCTGTTCCGTCAGGTTGCAGTCGACGAGCACCACACCCGCATGGGCCAGAAGATCCCGGGACTGATTCAGCAGCTGCGGCGTGAGCGACGATAAAATATGGGTATCGTTGATCGCCAGTACGGTCTCCTCCTGCGGGTTGGCGATAGACAGGTAGGTGGCGGTATTCTGCCCGTGCAGGCGAATGCAGCTCTGCACATTGACGCCCGCCTGGCGCGTCTGCTCAAGCAGCGTCTCGCCGTAGAAGTCGCTGCCGACGGCGGAAATCAGGTGCACATCGCGCCCGAGCTGCGCCAGATTATGCGCGATGTTGCGCGCAACGCCGCCCGGCGAGCAGAGAATATTGCCCGGGTTTGACGCCGGCTGCGGGTAGTGGATGTCGGCCATACCGCGAATATCCATGTTGATGGCGCCAAGCGCCACGCAGTACTCCTGCTCGGTGAGGATATACCCTTTACCCTTAATCGCGCCTTTGCGCATCAGATCCATGATATGCGCGGCCACCCGCGAGCGGCTGATTTGCAGGATATCGGCAATCTCATGCTGCTGAATCAGCGGGTTACGGCGCAGAATATTGAGGATCCGCTTCTCCCTGTCGTTCATCTCAGGCCGTCGCCTCTTCCGT harbors:
- the setB gene encoding sugar efflux transporter SetB; the encoded protein is MPNTTAAASPRGFDLTSTAFLIVAFLTGIAGALQTPTLSLFLTNEVHVRPAMVGFFFTGSAIIGILVSQFLAGRSDRQGDRKHLIVFCCLLGVFACILFAWNRSYFVLLFVGVFLSSFGSTANPQMFALAREHADKTGREAVMFSSILRAQVSLAWVIGPPLAYALAMGFGFTVMYLSAAVAFVVCGAMVWMFLPSMRKTPAATARHLEAPRTNRRDALLLFIICTLMWGTNSLYIINMPLFIINELHLPEKLAGMMMGTAAGLEIPTMLIAGYYAKRFGKRFLMRIAVVAGLFFYIGMLTVHTPALLLAMQALNAIYIGILAGIGMLYFQDLMPGQAGAATTLYTNTTRVGWIIAGSLAGVVAEIWSYHAVFWIALAMCVFTSVGLLRIKDV
- the fruA gene encoding PTS fructose transporter subunit IIBC; this translates as MKTLLIIDAGLGQARAYMAKTLLGAAAHKARLEMTDNPNDAELAIVLGTALPADSALNGKQVYLGDINRAVAHPELFLSEAKSHAAVYSAPVAVAARPAGGNGPKRIVAVTACPTGVAHTFMAAEAIETEAKKRGWWVKVETRGSVGAGNAITPEEVAQADLVIVAADIEVDLAKFAGKPMYRTSTGLALKKTAQEFEKALVEAAPYQPSGNAQAAKEGKKEAGGAYRHLLTGVSYMLPMVVAGGLCIALSFAFGIQAFKEPGTLAAALMQIGGGSAFALMVPALAGYIAFSIADRPGLTPGLIGGMLAVSTGSGFIGGIIAGFLAGYVAKMISTKVKLPPSMEALKPILIIPLFSSLIVGLAMIYLIGKPVAGILEGLTHWLQTMGTANAVLLGAILGGMMCTDMGGPVNKAAYAFGVGLLSTQTYAPMAAIMGAGMVPPLALGLATIVARRKFDKAQQEGGKAALVLGLCFITEGAIPFAARDPMRVLPCCIVGGAVTGAISMAIGAKLMAPHGGLFVLLIPGAITPVLGYLLAIIAGTLVAGLSYAVLKRPEEEAVAKAA
- the fruB gene encoding fused PTS fructose transporter subunit IIA/HPr protein; this translates as MFQLSVQDIHPGQQAGNKEEAIRQVASALVSAGNVAEGYLAGMLAREQQTSTFLGNGIAIPHGTTETRDQVLKTGVQVYQFPQGVAWGEGQTAYVAIGIAASSDEHLGLLRQLTHVLSDDAVAEQLKTAVTAEELRALLMGEKQSEALKLDNDTLTLDVVASDLVTLQALNAGRLKEAGAVDAAFVASAITERPLNLGQGIWLNDSAQGNLRSAIAVSRAAGAFDVDGQPASLLVTVAMADSQPVTVLNRLSALLLDNKAERLLKADAATLLALLSGDDVPTDDVLSAEFVVRNEHGLHARPGTMLVNTIKQFNSDVTVTNLDGSGKPANGRSLMKVVALGVKKGHRLRFTAQGDDAERALNAIGEAIASGLGEGA
- the fruK gene encoding 1-phosphofructokinase produces the protein MSRRVATITLNPAYDLVGFTPEIERGEVNLVRTTGLHAAGKGINVAKVLKDLGIDVTVGGFLGKDNQDGFQQLFSELGIANRFQVVQGRTRINVKLTEKDGEVTDFNFSGFDVTAADWERFVNDSLTWLGQFDMVCVSGSLPAGVSPEAFTDWMTRLRSQCPCIIFDSSREALVAGLKAAPWLVKPNRRELEIWAGRKLPEMKDVIDAAHALREQGIAHVVISLGAEGALWVNASGEWIAKPPSVEVVSTVGAGDSMVGGLIYGLLMRESSEHTLRLATAVAALAVSQSNVGITDRTQLAAMMARVDLQPFN
- a CDS encoding sugar kinase; translation: MNDREKRILNILRRNPLIQQHEIADILQISRSRVAAHIMDLMRKGAIKGKGYILTEQEYCVALGAINMDIRGMADIHYPQPASNPGNILCSPGGVARNIAHNLAQLGRDVHLISAVGSDFYGETLLEQTRQAGVNVQSCIRLHGQNTATYLSIANPQEETVLAINDTHILSSLTPQLLNQSRDLLAHAGVVLVDCNLTEQALEWVFTQAQAHAAPVFVDTVSEFKAHKIRPWLSRIHTLKPTRQELQILWGQPVVSEEDRLAAVQWLHERGTQRVVVCLDDDAVFCSDISGEHFQLAPPDHTAVDSFGADDALMAGLLYGYLEGNDFAESARFAMACAAIARASDSINNPSLSVENAQALLPVA
- a CDS encoding NupC/NupG family nucleoside CNT transporter; the encoded protein is MDIMRSVVGMLVLLAIAFLLSVNKKRISLRTVGAALVLQIAIGGIMLYFPPGKWLVEQAALGVHKVMSYSDAGSAFIFGSLVGPKMDVLFDGAGFIFAFRVLPAIIFVTALISLLYYIGVMGLLIRVLGGIFQKALNISKIESFVAVTTIFLGQNEIPAIVKPFIDRLNRNELFTAICSGMASIAGSMMIGYAGMGVPIDYLLAASLMAIPGGILFARMLSPATEESKVTFDNLSFTETPPKSIIEAAASGAMTGLKIAAGVATVVMAFVAIIAMINGIIGGVGGWFGYGHATLEGIFGWVLAPLAWIMGVDWHEATLAGSLIGQKLAINEFVAYLNFSPYLQAGGTLDMKTIAIISFALCGFANFGSIGVVVGAFSAISPKRAPEIAQLGLRALAAATLSNLMSATIAGFFIGLA
- a CDS encoding pseudouridine kinase, with product MPENKYIVTIGSANMDVAGYSHASLNYADSNPGKIKYTPGGVGRNIAQNLALLNKDSWLLSVVGDDFYGQSLLAQTATSGVHVDKCQVVPGEGTSSYLSLLDNTGEMLVAINDMSITEHITPAFLQQHLAFIRGATVIVVDCNISEDALAWLMGNVGQTPVFVDPVSAWKCVKIRQHLGRIHTLKPNRLEAETLSGISLSGSSEVSKVADWFHLHGLRRLVLSMGGDGVYYSEKGGERGWSPPLKTHVVNVTGAGDAMMAGLAACWVDGSSFSHAVRFAQGCSSLALSSEFTNNPELSYAKVNELVENNHA
- a CDS encoding pseudouridine-5'-phosphate glycosidase; this translates as MPELTISPELLQVSEEVQQALKNNQPVVALESTIISHGMPFPENAQTALEVEETIRRHGAVPATIAIIHGVMKVGLSREEIELLGREGHNVTKVSRRDLPFVVAAGKNGATTVASTMIIAALAGIKVFATGGIGGVHRGAEHTFDISADLQELAHTNVTVVCAGAKSILDLGLTTEYLETFGVPLIGYQTNALPAFFCRTSPYDVSIRLDSAKDIARAMAVKWQAGLNGGLVVANPIPEQFAMAEEKINAAIDRAVKEAEEQGVVGKESTPFLLARVAELTGGDSLKSNIQLVFNNAVLACEIAKEYQRLA